One part of the Phoenix dactylifera cultivar Barhee BC4 chromosome 4, palm_55x_up_171113_PBpolish2nd_filt_p, whole genome shotgun sequence genome encodes these proteins:
- the LOC120110619 gene encoding LOW QUALITY PROTEIN: probable aquaporin TIP4-3 (The sequence of the model RefSeq protein was modified relative to this genomic sequence to represent the inferred CDS: deleted 1 base in 1 codon), whose product MAKIALGSRQEAAEPDCIRAVLAEVVLTFLFVFAGVGAAMTAGKMAGGADTIMGLTAVAVAHALVVAVMISAGLHISGGHLNPAVTLGLAVGGHITLFRSILYIIAQMLGSSLACLLLKYLTGEW is encoded by the exons ATGGCGAAGATCGCGCTCGGAAGCCGGCAG GAGGCCGCCGAGCCGGACTGCATCCGCGCCGTCCTCGCAGAGGTCGTCCTCACCTTCCTCTTCGTCTTCGCCGGTGTCGGCGCCGCCATGACCGcag GGAAGATGGCGGGAGGGGCGGACACGATAATGGGTTTGACGGCGGTTGCGGTGGCGCACGCGCTGGTGGTGGCGGTAATGATATCGGCGGGGCTCCACATCTCCGGCGGCCATCTCAACCCGGCGGTGACGCTAGGACTCGCCGTCGGCGGCCACATCACCCTCTTCCGGTCTATCCTTTACATCATCGCCCAGATGCTGGGTTCTTCCCTGGCTTGCCTCCTCCTCAAGTACCTTACCGGGGAATGGTGA